The following are encoded together in the Anguilla rostrata isolate EN2019 chromosome 19, ASM1855537v3, whole genome shotgun sequence genome:
- the LOC135245425 gene encoding YY1-associated factor 2-like produces MGDKKSPTRPKRQSKPSSDERYWDCSVCTFRNSAEAFKCMMCDVRKGTSTRKPRPVSQLVTQQVTQQFASPTQPKKDKKDKTDKEKNDKEPTVKKNSHKKMRPRLKNVDRSSAQHLEVTVGDLTVIITDFKEKAKAAPAPGGGAAPPADQHSQSGSGSDTPAERAASRSSSPRGEGSSVNGESH; encoded by the exons ATGGGTGACAAAAAGAGTCCGACCAG GCCGAAGCGGCAATCCAAGCCCTCCTCTGACGAGCGATACTGGGACTGTAGCGTTTGTACATTTAGGAACAGCGCCGAGGCATTCAAGTGTATGATGTGCGATGTCAGAAAGGGAACATCAACGCG GAAGCCACGGCCCGTCTCCCAGCTGGTGACGCAGCAGGTGACCCAGCAGTTCGCCTCCCCCACGCAACCAAAGAAAGACAAGAAGGACAAAACGGACAAAGAGAAAAACGACAAGGAGCCCACGGTCAAGAAGAACAGCCACAAGAAGATGAG GCCGCGGTTGAAAAACGTGGACAGGAGCAGCGCGCAGCACCTGGAGGTGACGGTGGGCGACCTGACGGTCATCATCACGGACTTTAAGGAGAAGGCGAAGGCCGCGCCCGCCCCCGGCGGCggcgccgccccgcccgccgacCAGCACAGCCAGAGCGGCTCCGGGTCCGACACCCCCGCCGAGCGGGCCGCCTCCCGCTCCTCGTCCCCCCGGGGGGAGGGCTCGTCCGTCAACGGGGAGTCCcactga